From a single Hemitrygon akajei chromosome 28, sHemAka1.3, whole genome shotgun sequence genomic region:
- the c28h11orf68 gene encoding LOW QUALITY PROTEIN: UPF0696 protein C11orf68 homolog (The sequence of the model RefSeq protein was modified relative to this genomic sequence to represent the inferred CDS: inserted 2 bases in 1 codon; deleted 1 base in 1 codon) encodes MSDHEEEEEGEAAPAAGEPREAVDYAAESMAADMDPWVVFDGRKTPRAEFNDWLDSNRPSRTFRHGTPGQGGRXPVGWIVVYGPSSAPPTESGNAEGLQEDWERLLSSGRAVTFETVSELALNRKVLSGKWLMHLDTGFKVDQAWGRIARAVMDGKLPAAKVSPFCPSSGAKHVICVPGDDFTDLAQVVSLDTAIRSLGIKCPLSFKPDAYTYLGLYRGNRWKLSPTIYESHFDLECIPRRSRIISKVTMQELT; translated from the exons ATGAGTGaccatgaggaggaggaggagggcgaGGCGGCACCAGCGGCCGGGGAGCCCCGTGAGGCGGTCGACTACGCGGCGGAGTCGATGGCGGCCGACATGGACCCCTGGGTGGTCTTCGACGGCCGCAAGACCCCGCGGGCCGAGTTCAACGACTGGCTGGACAGCAACCGCCCCTCCCGCACCTTCCGGCACGGGACGCCGGGGCAGGGGGGGCG GCCGGTGGGCTGGATCGTCGTCTACGGGCCGAGCAGCGCGCCGCCGACCGAGTCCGGCAACGCCGAGGGCCTGCAGGAGGACTGGGAGCGGCTGCTGTCCAGCGGCCGGGCC GTCACCTTCGAGACGGTCAGCGAGCTGGCGCTGAACCGCAAGGTGCTGAGTGGCAAGTGGCTGATGCACCTGGACACGGGCTTCAAGGTCGACCAGGCCTGGGGGCGCATCGCCCGGGCGGTGATGGACGGCAAGCTGCCCGCCGCCAAGGTCAGCCCCTTCTGCCCCTCCTCGGGGGCCAAGCACGTGATCTGCGTCCCCGGCGACGACTTCACCGACCTGGCACAGGTGGTGAGCCTAGACACTGCCATCCGCTCGCTGGGCATCAAGTGCCCGCTCTCCTTCAAGCCCGACGCGTACACCTACCTGGGTCTGTACCGGGGCAATCGCTGGAAGCTCTCTCCCACCATCTATGAGAGCCACTTCGACCTGGAGTGCATCCCCCGGCGTTCCCGCATCATCAGCAAAGTCACCATGCAAGAACTGACCTAA